In one Pseudoliparis swirei isolate HS2019 ecotype Mariana Trench chromosome 23, NWPU_hadal_v1, whole genome shotgun sequence genomic region, the following are encoded:
- the emc10 gene encoding ER membrane protein complex subunit 10 isoform X2, producing the protein MARPLPFKIAAVSTVLFVVCTNFVFCNNGRRVGDVMETEFSGFSVPLEHSFEVADVAKFRVRGALMLKAGREPSVSLTQSQLSEEDRAKLKEVAAVDGLYRIRVPRVFLQADRQTERQMEGYLTAFVRACAMVESHLSDVISLHTDVSGYVIGVSIVTLPGACRGTEVEDEVDLEVFNTTLSLMAPVNAPGPETALFVEQMEIETEKKGKNPQEQKSFFAKYWYLILGGAIFLMVSNSAQPPAGGGREQS; encoded by the exons ATGGCCCGTCCACTCCCATTTAAAATTGCAGCTGTTTCGACCGTTTTGTTTGTCGTGTGCAcgaattttgtattttgtaataaTGGCAGAAGG GTTGGTGACGTCATGGAGACTGAATTCAGTGGGTTCTCTGTACCACTTGAACACTCATTTGAAGTTG CTGATGTCGCAAAGTTTCGGGTGCGTGGAGCACTGATGTTGAAAGCTGGAAGGGAGCCCAGCGTCTCCCTCACTCAGAGCCAGCTGTCAGAGGAAGACAGAGCCAAACTAAAG GAAGTGGCTGCAGTGGACGGACTGTACAGAATCAGAGTGCCGCGTGTGTTCCTGCAGGCGGACAGACAGACCGAGCGGCAGATGGAAGGTTACCTCACAGCATTCGTCAGAGCC TGTGCCATGGTTGAGTCCCATCTGAGCGATGTCATCTCCCTCCACACTGACGTCTCTGGTTACGTCATCGGTGTTTCCATAGTGACGTTACCCGGAGCCTGCAGGGGCACTGAGGTTGAGGATGAAGTCGATCTCGAGGTTTTCAACACCACACTCAGCCTCATGGCTCCTGTCAATGCACCAGG ACCTGAGACGGCTCTGTTCGTTGAACAAATGGAAATAGAAACtgagaagaaagggaagaatCCACAGGAGCAGAAATCTTTCTTTGCTAAATAT TGGTATTTGATTCTGGGAGGTGCAATCTTCCTCATGGTCTCCAACTCAGCACAGCCCCCAGCAGGGGGAGGCCGAGAGCAGAGCTGA
- the emc10 gene encoding ER membrane protein complex subunit 10 isoform X1, whose protein sequence is MARPLPFKIAAVSTVLFVVCTNFVFCNNGRRVGDVMETEFSGFSVPLEHSFEVADVAKFRVRGALMLKAGREPSVSLTQSQLSEEDRAKLKEVAAVDGLYRIRVPRVFLQADRQTERQMEGYLTAFVRACAMVESHLSDVISLHTDVSGYVIGVSIVTLPGACRGTEVEDEVDLEVFNTTLSLMAPVNAPGPETALFVEQMEIETEKKGKNPQEQKSFFAKYWMYIVPLVLFLMMSGAQDQSGGGAAGGAANGGGR, encoded by the exons ATGGCCCGTCCACTCCCATTTAAAATTGCAGCTGTTTCGACCGTTTTGTTTGTCGTGTGCAcgaattttgtattttgtaataaTGGCAGAAGG GTTGGTGACGTCATGGAGACTGAATTCAGTGGGTTCTCTGTACCACTTGAACACTCATTTGAAGTTG CTGATGTCGCAAAGTTTCGGGTGCGTGGAGCACTGATGTTGAAAGCTGGAAGGGAGCCCAGCGTCTCCCTCACTCAGAGCCAGCTGTCAGAGGAAGACAGAGCCAAACTAAAG GAAGTGGCTGCAGTGGACGGACTGTACAGAATCAGAGTGCCGCGTGTGTTCCTGCAGGCGGACAGACAGACCGAGCGGCAGATGGAAGGTTACCTCACAGCATTCGTCAGAGCC TGTGCCATGGTTGAGTCCCATCTGAGCGATGTCATCTCCCTCCACACTGACGTCTCTGGTTACGTCATCGGTGTTTCCATAGTGACGTTACCCGGAGCCTGCAGGGGCACTGAGGTTGAGGATGAAGTCGATCTCGAGGTTTTCAACACCACACTCAGCCTCATGGCTCCTGTCAATGCACCAGG ACCTGAGACGGCTCTGTTCGTTGAACAAATGGAAATAGAAACtgagaagaaagggaagaatCCACAGGAGCAGAAATCTTTCTTTGCTAAATAT TGGATGTACATCGTGCCTCTCGTTCTCTTCCTCATGATGTCTGGTGCTCAGGACCAATCGGGTGGAGGAGCCGCAGGCGGAGCAGCCAATGGCGGTGGCCGATGA